One genomic region from Campylobacter concisus encodes:
- the def gene encoding peptide deformylase: MILEVLSYPNKKLYEISKEVKNFDEELHKLLDDMYDTMIAKEGIGLAAIQVGVAKRIFIINLANEEGVQDRENLIEIINPKFELREGECVYQEGCLSVPGYYEDVKRSEVVSIKFQDRFGKEQTLKTDGLLAIAIQHENDHLDGHLFIEKIGFNKRKKFDKEYKKQKKEKAS, from the coding sequence TTGATCTTAGAGGTTTTATCTTATCCGAATAAAAAACTTTACGAAATTTCTAAAGAAGTTAAAAATTTCGATGAAGAGCTTCACAAGTTGCTTGATGATATGTATGATACGATGATAGCAAAAGAGGGCATTGGTCTTGCAGCCATTCAAGTAGGTGTTGCAAAGAGAATTTTTATCATAAATTTAGCCAACGAAGAGGGCGTACAAGATAGAGAAAATTTAATCGAGATCATAAACCCAAAATTTGAGCTACGTGAGGGCGAGTGTGTCTATCAAGAGGGCTGCCTTAGCGTACCTGGCTACTACGAGGACGTTAAGCGAAGTGAGGTCGTTAGCATCAAATTTCAAGACCGCTTTGGCAAAGAGCAGACCTTAAAAACTGACGGGCTACTAGCGATCGCTATCCAGCATGAAAACGACCACCTAGACGGACATCTTTTTATAGAAAAAATAGGCTTTAACAAACGTAAAAAATTCGACAAGGAATACAAAAAGCAAAAAAAAGAAAAAGCTTCATGA
- the tig gene encoding trigger factor — protein MEIKTKALDSVNTLASTTVSADAIKSSVEKLAKKAAKTMKVDGFRQGHVPVAVVLKRYEKELTSDAEQDVLRDVVEEAIKQAGKKNDDLIGEPIVSKFDRKDGKIDVELTVSFKPSVDVSGYESLIPEFSNPRVLKKDIDEKKTELLKMIAPLEKIDGKRGLKVGDFAKFDFEGFVDGVAFDGGKAENYVLEIGSNQFIPGFEDGMVGIKAGGEKDIEVKFPENYGATHLAGKDAVFKVKLHEIQERKIPEKLDEEMLKTLLPNEEKPTEELLDERIKEQIRQEKIYKLINDELKPKFAEAAVEKIKFDVPKNIVEQEIDMQFRNAWSSFTPDDMKKFREDKDALSKKRDEFRKDAENSVRLTFIIDELARVRGVKVSDQEVIQAIYFEAYRSGQDPKAHLDMYRNQGMLPAIKMSMIEEKLFSELFNKEKDEKKASKKEKAE, from the coding sequence ATGGAAATCAAAACAAAAGCTCTAGACAGCGTAAATACCCTAGCAAGCACGACTGTAAGTGCAGATGCTATAAAGTCTAGCGTAGAAAAGCTAGCAAAAAAAGCAGCAAAAACTATGAAAGTAGATGGCTTTAGACAAGGCCATGTGCCAGTCGCTGTTGTGCTAAAACGCTACGAGAAAGAGCTAACAAGCGACGCTGAGCAAGATGTCTTAAGAGATGTAGTAGAAGAGGCTATCAAACAAGCAGGCAAGAAAAATGATGATCTTATCGGCGAGCCTATCGTTTCAAAATTTGATAGAAAAGATGGTAAGATCGACGTTGAGCTAACAGTTTCATTTAAGCCAAGCGTTGATGTGAGCGGCTATGAGAGTTTAATACCTGAGTTTTCAAATCCACGTGTTTTGAAAAAAGATATCGATGAGAAAAAAACTGAACTTTTAAAAATGATAGCTCCACTTGAAAAAATTGATGGTAAAAGAGGCCTAAAGGTTGGCGATTTTGCCAAATTTGACTTTGAAGGCTTTGTTGATGGCGTTGCATTTGATGGTGGCAAGGCTGAAAACTATGTACTTGAGATCGGTTCAAATCAATTTATCCCAGGCTTTGAAGATGGTATGGTAGGCATAAAAGCTGGTGGCGAAAAAGATATTGAGGTTAAATTCCCAGAAAACTACGGCGCTACACATTTAGCTGGTAAAGACGCCGTTTTTAAAGTCAAACTTCATGAAATTCAAGAGAGAAAGATCCCTGAAAAACTAGATGAAGAGATGTTAAAAACTCTACTTCCAAATGAAGAAAAACCAACTGAAGAGCTACTTGATGAGCGTATAAAAGAGCAAATCCGCCAAGAGAAAATTTATAAACTTATAAACGATGAGCTTAAGCCAAAATTTGCTGAAGCTGCGGTCGAGAAAATTAAATTTGACGTGCCAAAAAATATTGTCGAGCAAGAGATCGATATGCAGTTTAGAAACGCATGGAGCTCATTTACTCCAGATGATATGAAAAAATTTAGAGAGGACAAAGATGCTCTTTCTAAAAAACGTGACGAGTTTAGAAAAGACGCTGAAAATAGCGTTCGTTTAACTTTCATTATCGATGAGCTAGCTCGCGTAAGAGGCGTGAAAGTAAGTGATCAAGAGGTTATTCAAGCGATCTATTTTGAGGCGTATAGAAGCGGACAAGATCCAAAAGCACACCTTGATATGTACCGCAACCAAGGCATGCTTCCAGCTATAAAGATGTCAATGATCGAAGAGAAGCTATTTAGCGAGCTTTTCAACAAAGAAAAAGACGAAAAAAAAGCAAGTAAAAAAGAGAAGGCCGAGTAA
- a CDS encoding fatty acid--CoA ligase, whose amino-acid sequence MRYSYNNFYEILTKVAKENPNQVVLFEEKEKLKYRELKQNVDKVAAYLQLAGVKFGDKVAMAVTNSKEFIISYLAITAIGGIAVPMNTFLKANEFEYIINDCGAKVLFASSSLAKELIALNELEILRKIIWIGAIPKKLQSASKDEYIDTDEEYGESAYLTSTPQISKEDMSKGYENNGLVKNINFTETLNHKYALSITKYPVIDDLMHIIYTSGTTGKPKGAMISYKNIFSNLIGAHDRFIVKKSDRFIVFLPMFHSFTLTAMVLLPIFASASMVLVKSVFPFSNVLKQTLLKRVTVFLGIPAIYTAIGKAKIPWYFRWFNRIRLFVSGAAPLAKQTIDDFRVKFPRATLVEGYGLSECSPVVAANLYDKQKLLSVGPVLDGYEVKIVNDEMMELPVGQIGEIIVKGDCVMQGYYGMPSITDETIINGWLKTGDLGKVDEEGFIYIVDRKKDLIISKGINIYPREIEEVIYKLEAVEATAVIGVKDVHADEEVVAFIQVKDGMDLDEKTVREHLKKNLANFKIPKSIYFAEELPRNATGKVLKRVLKEQIEQMKDKF is encoded by the coding sequence ATGCGATACTCTTATAATAATTTTTATGAAATTTTAACCAAAGTAGCAAAGGAAAATCCAAATCAAGTAGTTCTTTTTGAAGAAAAAGAGAAGCTAAAATATCGCGAATTAAAGCAAAATGTCGATAAAGTGGCGGCTTATTTGCAGCTTGCTGGAGTAAAATTTGGTGATAAAGTAGCTATGGCGGTTACAAACTCGAAAGAATTTATTATTTCATACCTTGCGATAACCGCAATAGGCGGCATTGCAGTGCCTATGAATACTTTTTTAAAAGCAAACGAGTTTGAATATATCATAAATGATTGCGGCGCAAAGGTGCTTTTTGCGTCTAGCTCGCTTGCAAAAGAGTTAATCGCATTAAATGAGCTTGAAATTTTAAGAAAGATAATCTGGATCGGAGCAATACCAAAGAAACTTCAAAGTGCTTCAAAAGATGAATATATAGACACTGACGAAGAGTATGGCGAGAGCGCGTATCTCACTTCAACACCTCAAATTTCAAAAGAGGATATGAGCAAGGGCTATGAAAATAATGGCCTTGTTAAAAACATAAATTTTACAGAAACTCTAAATCATAAATACGCTCTTAGTATCACAAAGTATCCGGTAATAGATGATTTAATGCATATAATTTACACTTCAGGCACTACTGGCAAGCCAAAAGGCGCGATGATAAGCTATAAAAATATCTTTTCAAATTTAATTGGAGCTCATGATCGTTTCATAGTAAAAAAAAGTGATCGTTTCATAGTCTTTTTACCGATGTTTCATAGTTTTACGCTAACTGCAATGGTGTTGCTTCCGATATTTGCGAGCGCTTCGATGGTTCTTGTAAAATCAGTATTTCCATTTTCAAATGTACTAAAACAAACTTTACTAAAGCGTGTAACTGTATTTTTGGGAATCCCAGCCATCTATACAGCTATCGGTAAGGCAAAAATTCCTTGGTATTTTAGATGGTTTAACCGCATTAGATTATTTGTAAGCGGTGCAGCTCCGCTTGCAAAGCAGACGATAGATGACTTTAGAGTGAAATTTCCACGTGCAACACTTGTCGAGGGATATGGCCTTAGTGAATGCTCACCTGTCGTAGCTGCAAATTTATATGATAAACAAAAGCTTTTAAGTGTAGGGCCTGTGCTTGATGGCTATGAGGTAAAGATCGTAAATGATGAGATGATGGAGCTTCCAGTTGGCCAGATCGGCGAGATCATTGTAAAGGGCGACTGCGTCATGCAAGGCTACTATGGTATGCCAAGCATCACTGATGAGACCATAATAAACGGCTGGTTAAAGACCGGAGATCTTGGCAAAGTCGATGAAGAGGGCTTTATCTATATCGTTGATCGTAAAAAAGACCTCATCATATCAAAGGGCATTAACATCTATCCACGTGAGATCGAAGAGGTTATTTACAAACTTGAAGCAGTCGAAGCAACAGCGGTAATTGGCGTAAAAGACGTACATGCTGATGAAGAGGTTGTGGCGTTTATTCAGGTAAAAGATGGCATGGATCTTGATGAAAAAACAGTAAGAGAGCATTTGAAGAAAAATTTAGCGAATTTCAAGATACCAAAGAGTATCTATTTTGCCGAAGAGTTACCTAGAAATGCCACTGGTAAGGTGCTAAAACGTGTATTAAAAGAGCAGATAGAGCAGATGAAGGATAAATTTTAG
- a CDS encoding GGDEF domain-containing protein: MIKIDNAPDPKKKAVEVKHILEKEKVDIYRFSENVLHELSDDNVPSTPNNYSIYFEKMLDGQPDEFRKEIGDMIVINSEISVPSGSNISIEKEIKQGFIQIKSMLQAVVLIYKNLGIMRGLVQKRMDALKNNTNILALQNVLSAFNHDLIKLNSLMDKHLDVIKVSYDEVAKVLKSIEEQSIYDTTYDVYNKKFLVATVQSEVEAVKRYGYNASFLLVRAKDRFTNRVKNLKERNNMYKAISQLLLRTSRRSDIVAHYGDGCFAMVMKYTDENGTKQAGSRILNMLSSIPWKIDGEECKLDIQVVSSMITKSKSAEELISYSLDQLMLTQDDEQPIFLGEEAGAEV, translated from the coding sequence GTGATAAAGATAGATAATGCACCAGACCCTAAGAAAAAAGCGGTTGAAGTAAAACATATTCTAGAAAAAGAAAAGGTAGATATCTACAGATTTTCAGAAAATGTTTTGCATGAATTAAGTGACGATAATGTTCCATCTACGCCAAACAATTACTCTATTTATTTTGAGAAAATGCTTGATGGACAGCCTGATGAATTTAGAAAAGAGATCGGTGATATGATAGTTATAAATTCCGAGATATCAGTACCATCAGGCAGTAATATCTCTATTGAAAAAGAGATAAAGCAAGGATTTATCCAGATAAAAAGTATGCTTCAAGCCGTGGTGCTAATCTATAAAAATTTAGGCATCATGAGAGGCCTAGTACAAAAGCGCATGGATGCACTCAAAAATAATACAAATATCCTAGCTCTTCAAAATGTTTTAAGCGCATTTAACCATGACCTAATAAAATTAAACAGCCTTATGGATAAGCATCTTGATGTCATTAAAGTAAGCTATGATGAAGTAGCCAAGGTGCTTAAATCTATTGAAGAGCAGTCGATTTACGATACTACATATGACGTCTATAATAAAAAATTTCTAGTAGCCACAGTACAAAGTGAAGTAGAAGCCGTTAAAAGATATGGCTATAACGCATCGTTTTTACTAGTAAGAGCAAAAGATAGATTTACAAATCGTGTTAAAAATTTAAAAGAGCGAAACAATATGTATAAAGCTATATCACAGCTTCTTTTAAGAACCTCTAGAAGAAGCGATATAGTAGCTCATTACGGTGATGGCTGTTTTGCTATGGTTATGAAATATACTGATGAAAATGGTACAAAACAAGCCGGTAGCAGAATTTTAAATATGCTTTCATCTATACCTTGGAAGATAGATGGTGAAGAGTGCAAGCTTGACATCCAAGTGGTTTCTAGCATGATAACAAAATCAAAAAGCGCTGAGGAACTAATCTCTTATTCTTTGGATCAATTGATGCTTACACAAGACGATGAACAGCCTATATTTTTAGGCGAAGAAGCAGGAGCAGAAGTTTGA
- the folE gene encoding GTP cyclohydrolase I FolE, translated as MQESFENLIKNMLTIIGEDPNREGLIKTPERVYKAFKFLTSGYDQDPKEVLGDALFTSSNNEMVLMRNIEFYSLCEHHLLPIIGRVHVAYIPNGKVVGLSKIPRMVNIYARRLQIQEQMTEQIAKALEDVIAPKGVGVVVEARHMCVEMRGVQKINSTTTTSALRGCFIKNADTRREFFSLINSPRETHF; from the coding sequence ATGCAAGAGAGTTTTGAAAATTTGATTAAAAATATGCTAACTATTATCGGTGAGGATCCAAACAGAGAGGGGCTTATTAAAACCCCTGAGCGCGTTTATAAAGCTTTTAAATTTCTAACTAGCGGATACGATCAAGACCCAAAAGAGGTGCTTGGCGATGCGCTATTTACTAGCTCAAACAACGAAATGGTTCTCATGCGAAATATTGAGTTTTACAGTCTTTGTGAGCACCATTTGTTACCTATTATCGGCCGTGTGCATGTGGCTTACATCCCAAATGGCAAGGTCGTTGGCCTTAGTAAAATTCCACGCATGGTAAATATCTACGCAAGACGCTTGCAAATTCAAGAGCAGATGACTGAGCAGATCGCAAAAGCACTTGAGGATGTGATCGCTCCAAAAGGCGTTGGAGTCGTCGTCGAGGCTAGACATATGTGCGTTGAGATGAGAGGTGTGCAAAAGATAAACTCAACCACCACGACCTCAGCACTTAGAGGCTGCTTTATCAAAAACGCAGACACAAGGCGAGAATTTTTCTCGCTTATAAATTCTCCTAGGGAAACGCATTTTTGA
- the fliI gene encoding flagellar protein export ATPase FliI: protein MNLKLKEGVKLSNTFGIITKITATTIEITGLRPSIGDIVRIVAKDKSKNGLGMVTQIKTDGAYISPFGFVEGFRIGDFVYESDQGMSIPVGPNLLGRVVDPFMKPIDGKGAIETTEYMPIMRAPIDAMKRGLINEPFSVGIKTIDGLLTCGKGQKLGIFAGSGVGKSTLMGMIVKNTLAPIKVVALIGERGREVPEFIEKNLGGDLEGTVIIVATSDDSSLMRKYGAFCAMSVAEYFKQQGNDVLFIMDSVTRFAMAQREIGLALGEPPTSKGYPPSSLTLLPQLMERAGKEEGKGSITAFFTVLVEGDDMSDPIADQSRSILDGHIVLSRELTDFGIYPPINIQNSASRVMGDVISKEHKLNAMKFKRLYSLLKENEVLLRIGAYQKGSDKELDLAISKKEFMENFLKQSSEEAFSLEEVEELLDKINQ, encoded by the coding sequence ATAAATTTAAAGCTTAAAGAGGGTGTGAAACTCTCAAACACCTTTGGCATCATAACCAAAATCACAGCTACAACTATAGAGATCACCGGACTTCGTCCAAGCATCGGTGACATCGTGCGTATAGTTGCAAAAGATAAGAGCAAAAATGGCCTTGGCATGGTCACGCAGATAAAGACAGATGGCGCTTATATCAGCCCATTTGGCTTTGTTGAGGGCTTTAGGATAGGCGACTTCGTCTATGAGAGCGATCAAGGCATGAGCATACCGGTGGGGCCAAATTTACTAGGCCGCGTGGTTGATCCATTTATGAAGCCCATTGATGGTAAAGGAGCGATCGAGACGACCGAGTATATGCCGATCATGAGAGCGCCGATAGATGCGATGAAAAGGGGGCTTATAAACGAGCCTTTTAGCGTTGGGATAAAGACGATAGATGGACTGCTCACTTGTGGTAAAGGGCAAAAACTGGGAATTTTCGCAGGTTCAGGCGTGGGCAAATCAACCCTCATGGGCATGATCGTAAAAAACACACTTGCACCAATAAAAGTAGTCGCGCTAATAGGCGAGCGTGGCCGTGAGGTGCCTGAATTTATCGAAAAAAACCTAGGCGGCGACCTAGAGGGCACGGTCATCATCGTAGCAACCAGTGATGATAGCTCGCTCATGCGAAAATATGGCGCATTTTGTGCGATGAGCGTGGCTGAGTACTTCAAACAGCAGGGCAACGACGTGCTTTTCATCATGGATAGCGTCACTCGTTTTGCGATGGCACAGCGTGAGATCGGCCTTGCGCTTGGCGAGCCACCGACCTCAAAGGGTTATCCACCAAGCTCGCTCACACTTTTACCTCAGCTAATGGAGCGCGCTGGCAAAGAGGAGGGTAAGGGCAGTATCACGGCATTTTTCACCGTGCTAGTTGAAGGCGATGATATGAGCGATCCGATAGCTGACCAAAGCCGCTCTATCCTAGACGGACACATCGTGCTAAGCCGTGAGCTAACAGACTTTGGAATTTATCCACCTATCAATATCCAAAACTCAGCCTCGCGTGTCATGGGCGATGTGATCAGCAAAGAGCATAAGCTAAATGCGATGAAATTTAAGCGCCTTTACTCGCTTTTAAAAGAAAACGAGGTCTTGCTTCGCATCGGTGCTTATCAAAAAGGTAGCGACAAGGAGCTTGACCTTGCGATCTCAAAGAAAGAATTTATGGAAAATTTCTTGAAACAAAGCTCAGAAGAAGCCTTTTCCCTTGAAGAGGTCGAAGAGCTGCTAGATAAGATCAATCAGTAA
- a CDS encoding AAA family ATPase, translated as MKYLLDFLNQDLKKSKIYELIKCGDEEGEILKYLSKAYVQGTANMSVFELLGAVFGTQNEKQLLYLKFIKNLLDSGWIVQNYSLFKIPESTQRASAQGLLSLLHSEISLSATFLKILEDGNADINLPELTPYEDHLEYLKDQFLKVELYSKAAIFGDGSSDAKKRINEQISELIKRINERVKLSKISLKIEQIFKENSLNEKEQIIFLALLKEEYAGDFENGRDLNTLVGLISKDELERIKNRTLLEDGSRLIEGALIDYDEVLNAYGNVSKSFFINEDILQSIMHPKNDKNSKKIKIESLVKEQEIFELIEPVTSLEDVVLNEKTKQLLSTILKQVDKKVLARLSSWGIKTRKNIDAKIIFYGEPGTGKTMSAVGLAKSLKKQILSFDCSKILSKYVGESEQNVRKIFDTYKEICKKSGSEPVLLLNEADQFLSTRVESSSGAEKMHNQMQNIFLEQIERFEGVLIATTNFLQSLDVAFSRRFDYKIEFKKPDYNGRLAIWRKILPENASFEDGFSVEKLAEFNLSGAQIVLALKNTALKVAVREDGIFTMGDFESEIKREMSSNFGEDKKVGF; from the coding sequence GTGAAATACTTGCTTGATTTTTTAAACCAGGACCTCAAAAAAAGCAAAATTTACGAGCTGATAAAGTGCGGCGACGAAGAGGGAGAAATTTTAAAATATCTAAGTAAAGCTTATGTGCAAGGAACGGCTAATATGAGCGTTTTTGAGCTACTTGGAGCAGTCTTTGGCACGCAAAATGAAAAGCAGCTTTTGTATCTAAAATTTATAAAAAATTTGCTTGATAGCGGTTGGATTGTACAAAATTATAGTCTTTTTAAAATACCTGAGAGCACACAAAGGGCTTCAGCTCAAGGGCTACTCTCGCTACTTCATTCTGAAATTTCTCTATCAGCCACATTTTTAAAAATTCTTGAAGATGGCAACGCTGATATAAATTTACCAGAGCTTACGCCATATGAGGATCATTTGGAGTATTTAAAAGATCAGTTTTTAAAGGTGGAGCTTTACTCAAAGGCTGCCATTTTTGGTGATGGCTCAAGTGATGCCAAAAAGCGAATCAACGAGCAAATTTCTGAGCTAATAAAGCGAATCAACGAGCGCGTCAAACTAAGTAAGATCAGCCTAAAAATAGAGCAAATTTTTAAAGAAAATTCGCTTAATGAAAAAGAGCAGATCATATTTTTAGCCCTTTTAAAAGAGGAGTATGCGGGCGACTTTGAAAACGGCCGCGACCTAAACACACTAGTTGGACTAATAAGCAAAGATGAGCTTGAACGCATCAAAAATCGCACTCTTTTAGAGGACGGCTCAAGGCTCATTGAAGGTGCGCTCATTGACTACGATGAGGTTTTAAATGCTTACGGCAACGTTAGCAAGAGCTTTTTTATAAATGAAGATATCTTGCAAAGCATAATGCACCCAAAAAACGATAAAAATAGCAAAAAAATCAAGATCGAAAGCCTAGTAAAAGAGCAAGAAATTTTTGAGCTAATAGAGCCAGTAACGAGCCTAGAAGACGTCGTGCTAAATGAGAAGACAAAGCAGCTTTTAAGCACAATACTAAAGCAAGTCGATAAAAAAGTGCTCGCTAGACTTAGCAGCTGGGGCATAAAAACTAGAAAAAATATAGACGCCAAGATCATTTTTTACGGCGAGCCTGGTACTGGTAAGACAATGAGTGCCGTTGGGCTTGCAAAGAGCCTAAAGAAGCAAATTCTAAGCTTTGACTGCTCAAAAATTTTAAGCAAATATGTCGGAGAGAGCGAGCAAAATGTAAGGAAAATTTTTGATACTTACAAAGAAATTTGCAAAAAAAGTGGCAGCGAGCCAGTGCTTTTGCTAAATGAGGCCGATCAGTTCTTAAGCACGAGAGTGGAGAGCTCGAGTGGGGCTGAGAAGATGCATAATCAAATGCAAAATATCTTTTTAGAGCAGATCGAGCGCTTTGAGGGTGTGCTGATCGCCACGACAAATTTCTTACAAAGCCTTGATGTGGCGTTTTCTAGAAGGTTTGATTATAAGATCGAGTTTAAAAAGCCTGATTATAACGGTAGACTTGCCATTTGGCGTAAAATTTTGCCTGAAAATGCGAGCTTTGAAGATGGCTTTAGCGTAGAAAAGCTGGCCGAGTTTAACCTAAGTGGCGCGCAGATCGTCCTTGCGCTAAAAAATACCGCTTTAAAAGTCGCCGTGCGTGAGGACGGAATATTTACGATGGGCGACTTTGAAAGCGAAATCAAACGCGAGATGAGCTCAAATTTCGGCGAGGATAAGAAAGTCGGATTTTAA
- the clpP gene encoding ATP-dependent Clp endopeptidase proteolytic subunit ClpP codes for MSYYVPVVVERTSRGERSYDIYSRLLKDRIVMLSGEIEDGMAASIVAQLLFLEAEDPDKDIYLYINSPGGVITSGFSIYDTMNYIKPDVCTICIGQAASMGAFLLSCGAPGKRYALPNSRIMIHQPLGGARGQATDIEIQAREILRMKEILNGILAKNTGQKLSKIVKDTERDFFMSSAEAKEYGLVDKILEKSFK; via the coding sequence ATGAGCTATTACGTTCCTGTCGTAGTTGAAAGAACTAGTAGAGGTGAGCGAAGCTATGATATATATTCCCGTCTTTTAAAAGACAGGATCGTTATGCTAAGCGGTGAGATAGAAGACGGCATGGCCGCTTCTATCGTCGCTCAGCTGCTATTTTTAGAGGCTGAGGATCCAGATAAAGATATCTATCTATATATAAACTCACCAGGTGGCGTGATAACAAGTGGCTTTAGTATCTATGACACGATGAACTACATAAAGCCAGATGTTTGCACGATATGCATCGGTCAAGCGGCTAGCATGGGTGCATTTTTGCTAAGCTGTGGCGCACCAGGTAAAAGATATGCATTGCCAAATTCTCGCATCATGATACACCAACCCCTTGGCGGCGCTAGAGGACAAGCGACTGATATCGAGATACAAGCTCGTGAAATTTTGCGTATGAAAGAGATTTTAAATGGAATTTTGGCCAAAAATACAGGTCAGAAGCTAAGTAAGATCGTAAAAGATACTGAACGTGACTTTTTTATGAGTTCGGCCGAAGCCAAAGAGTACGGACTTGTTGATAAAATTTTGGAGAAAAGTTTTAAATAA
- a CDS encoding OmpP1/FadL family transporter — protein MKKVLLSIIMASTLLNAGGYKVPEQSADSLGLAASNVAFSFGADAAYFNPANMMFLDGRHHIEGTLGWFHINKLEFKSDSGKSYRSEKFDSLAGTFSFVTPEIYENWKFGLALAVPAAVGVSWEDPATAFTAKRFKLQVVELNPTVAYRINDKLAVALGARGVYTKGKIASDFGQIGYREIKGDGMGYGYNVALTYRPIEDLSFAVTYRSNVNLDLKGHTDADFNGALSPISYHGKTKVEIPLPAQLVLATGYKFSDFTLLLAFERTYWSKFKGYDFEYMDKGPAHSHPAFARFMDDPVIKNAKDTNTYRLGLAYDVNEKFRLMAGFAYDEDITSSKHTGLELPNTTSKVYSFGVNYKFTPNLEMALGYVYQHRDKKRATGITNSIATKMSGEFDTGTIQILGTTFKYTF, from the coding sequence ATGAAAAAAGTGCTATTAAGCATTATTATGGCATCTACTTTGCTAAATGCTGGAGGTTATAAGGTTCCTGAGCAAAGTGCTGATTCTTTAGGTCTTGCTGCTAGTAACGTAGCCTTTAGTTTTGGAGCTGATGCGGCGTATTTTAACCCTGCAAATATGATGTTTTTAGATGGACGCCATCACATAGAAGGTACCCTTGGCTGGTTTCATATAAATAAGCTCGAGTTTAAAAGTGATAGTGGCAAAAGCTATAGATCAGAAAAATTTGACTCACTAGCTGGTACATTTAGTTTTGTAACGCCAGAAATTTATGAAAACTGGAAATTTGGTTTAGCTCTTGCCGTTCCTGCTGCTGTTGGTGTATCATGGGAGGATCCAGCTACCGCATTTACTGCTAAAAGGTTTAAGCTGCAAGTTGTTGAGCTAAATCCAACCGTGGCTTACCGCATAAACGATAAGCTCGCCGTTGCTCTTGGTGCTAGAGGTGTTTACACCAAAGGTAAGATAGCAAGTGACTTTGGACAGATAGGCTACAGAGAGATAAAAGGCGATGGTATGGGCTATGGCTACAATGTTGCGCTTACTTATAGACCTATTGAGGATTTGAGCTTTGCTGTTACTTACCGCTCAAATGTAAATTTAGACCTCAAAGGCCATACAGATGCTGATTTTAACGGAGCGCTATCTCCTATAAGCTATCATGGCAAAACAAAAGTTGAGATCCCACTTCCTGCACAGCTTGTACTTGCAACTGGATATAAATTTAGCGACTTTACTCTTTTACTAGCTTTTGAGAGGACGTATTGGTCTAAATTTAAAGGCTATGACTTTGAATACATGGATAAAGGTCCAGCTCACTCGCATCCAGCTTTTGCAAGATTCATGGACGATCCAGTTATTAAAAACGCAAAAGATACAAATACATATAGACTAGGTCTTGCCTACGACGTAAATGAAAAATTTAGACTAATGGCTGGCTTTGCTTATGATGAAGACATTACAAGTAGTAAGCATACTGGCTTAGAGCTTCCAAATACTACGTCTAAGGTATATTCTTTTGGAGTAAATTATAAATTTACACCAAATCTTGAAATGGCGCTTGGATATGTTTATCAACACCGTGATAAGAAGCGTGCGACAGGTATTACCAACAGTATTGCTACAAAAATGTCAGGGGAATTTGATACTGGTACGATCCAAATCCTTGGTACGACTTTTAAATATACATTTTAG